In Iodobacter fluviatilis, one DNA window encodes the following:
- a CDS encoding SemiSWEET transporter: protein MNTLNLLGFAAGACTTAAFIPQVWQVWTTRSAKDISLGMYLVFVTGVLLWLVYGVFTKELPLIIANAITLALAGAVLVMKLYFERK from the coding sequence ATGAATACACTAAATTTACTGGGCTTTGCTGCCGGGGCTTGTACCACGGCGGCATTTATTCCTCAGGTGTGGCAGGTGTGGACAACGCGCTCAGCAAAAGATATCTCGCTGGGCATGTATCTGGTGTTTGTAACGGGGGTGCTGCTATGGCTGGTGTATGGCGTATTTACTAAAGAGCTGCCGCTGATTATTGCCAATGCCATTACGCTGGCACTGGCTGGTGCGGTATTGGTGATGAAACTTTATTTTGAGCGGAAGTAA